The Zestosphaera sp. genome includes a window with the following:
- a CDS encoding ABC transporter permease: protein MRSEDYGALAHKEREVKIEGIRRAWFRFSRNKLAVAGLVMLTVVLVMALLAEYVTPYPSHAGLYINFKEKYQPPNPNHILGTDMYGRDVFTRVVFGFRYALMMVGVVLGIVVPSGTILGLIAGYYKGTLIDHIIMGASEVFVAVPPLVLALAICSVLEPNVFNALLAITLMWWPWYTRMVYSITSSLRNEPYIWAAKAVGIRTVHILFRELLPNMLGPILTKATLDASWVIIIGASISFVGLGAQPPTPDLGTMLSEYCRYLPGYWWMTLGPLLGIVVLVLSFNLIGDGFRDVFAGG from the coding sequence GTGAGGAGTGAAGATTACGGAGCCCTAGCCCATAAGGAGAGAGAAGTTAAGATAGAGGGCATAAGAAGAGCTTGGTTCAGATTCTCCAGAAATAAGCTAGCGGTAGCAGGATTAGTTATGTTGACAGTTGTATTAGTGATGGCATTGCTGGCCGAATACGTGACGCCTTATCCAAGTCATGCGGGACTCTACATAAACTTCAAGGAGAAGTATCAACCTCCGAATCCTAATCACATACTTGGGACCGACATGTACGGCAGAGACGTATTTACTAGGGTGGTGTTCGGATTTAGGTATGCGCTCATGATGGTTGGCGTAGTACTCGGGATAGTGGTTCCCTCCGGAACCATCTTAGGGTTAATTGCAGGTTACTACAAAGGCACGCTAATAGATCACATAATAATGGGGGCTTCAGAAGTCTTTGTAGCAGTCCCACCCCTGGTTTTGGCGCTCGCAATATGTTCTGTGCTGGAGCCGAATGTTTTCAACGCATTGTTGGCTATAACACTTATGTGGTGGCCTTGGTACACGAGGATGGTCTACTCTATAACGTCCTCACTACGTAATGAGCCCTATATCTGGGCGGCTAAAGCAGTAGGGATTAGAACCGTACACATACTGTTTAGAGAGCTCCTGCCGAACATGTTAGGACCTATACTAACTAAAGCCACGCTTGACGCGAGCTGGGTGATAATCATAGGCGCTTCCATAAGCTTTGTAGGTTTGGGTGCTCAACCACCGACTCCAGACCTCGGGACTATGCTATCCGAGTACTGCCGCTATCTGCCCGGCTACTGGTGGATGACGTTAGGCCCCCTACTCGGAATAGTGGTCCTAGTTCTTTCATTCAACTTAATCGGCGATGGCTTCAGAGACGTCTTTGCAGGTGGGTGA
- a CDS encoding ABC transporter substrate-binding protein yields the protein MNTLLKLGISRLYVAIIAFIVVVAAVATVIFITTPTPTPTSTPTPTPTTPKPTTPTPTPTPTTTPTTPKPTPTPTPTTTPVGERLLRFSNANVPNLDPAVGSDEASAIYFINVYDTLVYPLPNGTIIPHAAERWTVSADGLTWTFYIRKGIKFHVTGRELTAHDVEFSLRRLFTIGRGYAYLFTPIVDINKTKVVDNYTIQITLKSTFGPFLQILVRLFILDSELVKQHIKTPGPYGALGDYGTEWLAEGSADAGSGAYMLAEYRRGESVVLRRNVNWWGKFAPNAPDRVIMLGTTEPTTILTLMSKRELEITDTWQSIENYEAMSRIKGINLTTIPTLRGFYFMLNTQKPPLDDIHVRKAISLAFDYEAAIEGINPYQKRGLGPVPSSLAGFCQPPEILKRNVQAAIEELKKSKYWGSLDKYPIDVWWVAEVPWEERAALLFKANLEEIGLKVNVIKQPWLSVIQGLSTLESSPHAVTVINSADYAEAGAMLMKRYHSSSYGKYYQNEWLFIPELDKMIEDAISTINFNERLSKYCKIQHYIFNLYPTLYVYDYVDLRAYQAYYVDFPAARGEVAPLVGYQLECRWIQVYPEKRAELLG from the coding sequence CGCTGTTGCTACAGTCATATTCATAACCACACCCACACCGACGCCTACATCAACGCCTACTCCGACCCCGACGACGCCTAAGCCAACAACGCCAACGCCAACACCGACACCAACAACAACTCCGACAACCCCCAAGCCAACACCCACGCCCACACCAACAACAACGCCTGTAGGGGAGAGACTTCTAAGGTTCTCAAACGCTAATGTTCCCAACTTAGACCCTGCAGTTGGAAGCGATGAAGCTAGCGCTATTTACTTCATAAATGTCTATGACACATTAGTGTATCCGTTGCCTAACGGCACTATTATTCCTCACGCCGCCGAGAGATGGACTGTCTCCGCTGACGGACTTACATGGACGTTCTATATAAGGAAAGGGATTAAATTCCATGTAACCGGTAGGGAGCTGACTGCTCATGATGTCGAGTTCTCGTTGAGGAGACTCTTTACTATAGGTCGAGGGTATGCATACCTGTTCACGCCTATCGTTGATATTAACAAGACCAAGGTGGTAGATAATTACACAATACAGATAACTTTGAAGTCTACTTTCGGTCCGTTCCTTCAAATACTGGTCCGACTCTTCATACTTGATAGCGAGCTTGTAAAGCAGCACATAAAGACTCCAGGTCCATACGGTGCGTTAGGCGATTACGGCACTGAGTGGCTCGCAGAGGGTTCAGCCGATGCCGGTTCAGGAGCTTACATGCTTGCTGAATATAGGAGGGGGGAGTCGGTTGTACTGCGTAGAAATGTCAACTGGTGGGGTAAATTCGCCCCTAACGCCCCAGATAGGGTGATAATGTTAGGGACTACCGAACCTACTACAATACTAACTCTGATGAGTAAAAGGGAGCTCGAGATTACTGACACGTGGCAATCCATAGAGAACTACGAGGCCATGAGTAGAATTAAGGGAATTAATTTAACCACCATTCCAACATTGCGGGGATTCTACTTCATGTTAAACACACAGAAACCCCCATTGGATGATATACATGTGAGGAAAGCCATATCCCTCGCTTTCGACTATGAAGCCGCCATAGAGGGTATTAACCCCTATCAGAAGAGAGGTCTGGGTCCTGTTCCAAGCTCGTTGGCCGGATTCTGTCAACCACCTGAAATCCTAAAGAGGAACGTCCAAGCAGCTATAGAGGAATTGAAGAAGTCGAAGTACTGGGGTAGCCTAGATAAGTACCCTATTGATGTGTGGTGGGTTGCAGAGGTTCCGTGGGAGGAGAGAGCTGCTCTATTGTTTAAAGCAAACTTGGAAGAGATAGGACTTAAGGTAAATGTAATCAAGCAACCCTGGCTCTCCGTGATCCAGGGTCTGAGTACCCTAGAATCCTCCCCACACGCAGTGACCGTGATCAACAGCGCGGACTACGCTGAAGCAGGCGCGATGCTCATGAAGCGGTATCACAGTTCCTCTTACGGCAAGTACTATCAGAATGAGTGGCTCTTCATACCTGAACTCGATAAAATGATTGAAGACGCCATCTCCACAATAAATTTCAATGAGAGGTTATCTAAATACTGCAAGATACAGCATTACATATTCAATCTCTATCCGACCCTCTACGTGTACGACTATGTGGATCTCAGGGCTTACCAGGCCTATTACGTTGACTTCCCAGCCGCTAGGGGGGAGGTCGCCCCTCTTGTAGGATACCAGCTGGAGTGCAGGTGGATTCAAGTATATCCAGAGAAGAGAGCTGAGTTATTGGGGTAG
- a CDS encoding ABC transporter permease has product MAGLKPFLRKAYRNVFIRRTVRSFLSLLGLSFLIFVLARVLPGDPIRAALGPDVPEDVAQRYREMLNLDKPLYLQYFYWLMDVFQMKLGRSLVTIRDVSADIADFFPATLELLIASAVFRIIVAFPLGVLSGRKPGAAMDNIIRVIAYIGICIPTFGWAIILQLTFAYWLNWLPAVGRISEEFMNIQRITGLMTVDTLLNGNLPAFVDALKHLLIPTVALSIGGAVQEARILRSGMIENISKDYVLNMKSHGIPERVIYFKYVLKPSIIAVVPTMGLDIAATVGNAFLVESICNWPGMSRYGMMAMLRKDLNAIVGVVLVIGVVYIVINTITDLILYAIDPRLRFREREGS; this is encoded by the coding sequence ATGGCTGGTTTAAAGCCTTTTTTAAGGAAAGCATACAGGAATGTCTTTATTAGGAGGACAGTAAGATCTTTCCTCTCCCTGCTGGGGCTTTCTTTCCTGATATTCGTGCTTGCCAGAGTTCTACCAGGGGATCCCATTAGGGCTGCCCTCGGCCCCGACGTGCCTGAAGACGTTGCACAAAGATATCGGGAGATGCTGAATTTAGATAAACCGCTGTACCTTCAGTATTTCTACTGGCTCATGGATGTATTTCAGATGAAACTTGGCAGATCCTTAGTGACTATTAGAGACGTGAGTGCCGACATAGCCGACTTCTTCCCTGCTACACTAGAGTTGCTGATCGCCTCAGCCGTTTTCCGCATAATCGTAGCGTTCCCGTTAGGAGTCCTAAGCGGAAGGAAGCCTGGAGCAGCTATGGATAACATAATAAGAGTCATAGCCTACATAGGCATATGTATTCCCACCTTCGGATGGGCCATCATACTCCAACTGACTTTCGCCTACTGGCTCAACTGGCTTCCAGCAGTAGGGAGGATTTCTGAGGAGTTCATGAATATTCAGAGAATAACCGGACTAATGACAGTTGACACGTTGCTTAATGGTAACCTGCCGGCATTCGTGGACGCTTTAAAACACCTGCTGATACCCACTGTAGCACTCTCGATAGGCGGAGCCGTTCAGGAGGCCAGGATCCTCAGATCCGGCATGATCGAAAACATTAGTAAGGATTACGTGCTTAACATGAAGTCACACGGCATCCCTGAAAGAGTAATATACTTTAAGTACGTCCTCAAACCATCCATTATAGCGGTAGTTCCGACTATGGGTCTCGACATAGCCGCCACCGTCGGTAACGCATTTTTAGTGGAGTCAATATGCAACTGGCCAGGTATGTCAAGATACGGTATGATGGCGATGTTGAGGAAGGACCTGAACGCGATTGTGGGGGTGGTTCTAGTCATAGGCGTAGTCTACATAGTCATAAACACCATAACGGATCTAATACTTTACGCCATTGACCCACGGCTTAGGTTTAGGGAGCGTGAAGGATCGTGA
- a CDS encoding ABC transporter ATP-binding protein — protein sequence MTLLEVRNLNVNYRSYWYTYYVLDDVGLNVAQREKIGLIGESGSGKTTLLKSVLQILPPQGQIVSGRVLWKGVDLIRADKKYVLSVRKKEIGMIFQDPLGALNPVFKIKDQMIDILKQSYSDHNESDLIGIADELLRKVMLPDTARVLDSYPFQLSGGMRQRVVIAMALASAKDLLLADEPTTNLDVTIQDQILRLINKLVEERGLSMVLVSHALGMVAKMTRRVYVMYAGNIIEEALTPELFREPLHPYTRMLIDSTPRLASTQIGEGIKGNPPDYRYPPSGCRFHPRCPHMMEICKSVKPSYVKVSQHRYVACHMYHGESPVDRGVRQ from the coding sequence ATGACTCTGCTTGAGGTAAGAAATCTTAACGTAAACTACAGAAGTTACTGGTATACGTACTACGTTTTAGACGATGTAGGCCTCAACGTGGCTCAGAGGGAGAAGATAGGTTTAATAGGGGAGTCCGGTAGCGGGAAAACCACCTTGTTGAAGTCAGTTCTGCAGATACTACCACCTCAAGGCCAGATCGTTAGCGGGAGGGTATTGTGGAAGGGGGTAGACCTCATCAGGGCCGACAAGAAGTACGTCCTGAGCGTTAGGAAGAAGGAGATAGGGATGATTTTCCAGGATCCTTTAGGGGCTCTCAATCCCGTCTTTAAGATAAAGGATCAGATGATTGACATACTTAAGCAGTCATACAGTGACCACAATGAGTCAGACTTAATAGGCATAGCTGATGAACTCCTTCGTAAAGTAATGCTTCCTGACACCGCAAGGGTTCTAGACTCATATCCTTTCCAGTTAAGCGGAGGGATGAGGCAGAGGGTAGTGATAGCGATGGCGTTAGCCTCCGCTAAGGATCTCCTATTGGCTGATGAACCAACCACCAATCTAGACGTGACCATACAAGATCAGATACTTAGACTCATAAATAAGTTGGTGGAGGAAAGAGGCTTGAGTATGGTGTTGGTCTCTCACGCGTTAGGTATGGTTGCTAAGATGACCCGCAGAGTCTACGTAATGTATGCAGGGAACATAATCGAGGAAGCCTTAACCCCTGAATTATTTAGGGAACCCCTGCATCCATACACCCGCATGTTAATTGACAGCACGCCGAGGCTTGCCAGCACGCAAATCGGTGAGGGGATAAAAGGCAACCCTCCCGATTATAGGTATCCACCATCAGGATGTAGATTCCACCCAAGATGCCCTCATATGATGGAGATATGTAAGAGTGTGAAGCCGTCCTACGTTAAAGTATCTCAACACAGGTACGTTGCGTGTCATATGTATCACGGTGAGTCCCCCGTGGACAGGGGTGTGAGGCAGTGA